The Helianthus annuus cultivar XRQ/B chromosome 11, HanXRQr2.0-SUNRISE, whole genome shotgun sequence region aggatttctatggaaccaagttgtataaccttggagggttatactaacttataatatggtcctaatggaatcctaaggcatatctaaactaagctaaatcgggtcagaactgaaagtcaaagcaaaagtcaatcttttgcgactttcggttccgaaccgagcctatacttagaattgtcgggttgaatcatgcttaggcatgttcaactaatatttaccaagttattaaagtgagaaaactgattttatgacttttatattaatagttatgaatttatttaaagACTAACCCgattgacttttatttgacccgacaatttaactaagtaaacatggtaattaggaggtgcccctttaagggtttaatacctacctaattacgatcatgtagccatattcgttgcgaaccatggctcaaccgtttaaaagtcaaagcgtttatcgaaaactcttgactttcggttataaccgctaaaaattaaactaagcacgaaaggacacttgcaaagggtccaagcaaggagggAATTGATCTTGGATGTTCAGGTATGAAGCACAAGGGCCCCAACTTAGAACAATTAGATCAAGGTGTGGAATGGGAGCAAGAtcaagaggggtatttataggttttttagaatcgttaggatcgtttctcgtaaaccGTGATCAAATCTGAGCCATACACCTCTTACCCATGGTTTACTAAacaatgggcagcccctagaATCAAAAGTGTGAGACAAAGAGCAAAACAACAGCTGGTTTCTGGATTTTCTAGAACTGGCAACCTCATGCGGACTGTATGGGTTTCTGGATGCGGTCCGCATCCACCAGCCCAGCTCACAAATTTTCATTAGTTGTcacttttggcccctgcacttgataaatgtcatttttgatacttttaaggcccgttaaaccatttttaagcctCTACAAAGAttcctaagcatagggaacatgaaacatgctcaaaaacatgtcggatgacggttcgtttggtcgtacggtcacgttgttcggttgattacgacgaaacacggacggtcgctaaaaacgatccaaattacgcgacgaatggaattttatcaagccaaacactaaaataaaatgttttagtgcttacataaatttttgggtgacTGGGGATATTCAGAATGGGAGAtctgcgcgaaagtgcaaacttgtgcactttttgacacttttagtccctgtatgacataaaagtttatttttacgcaccaaacacctctaagcctatatctaagctatataaaggataaatagggtatgtttaactcatggtcatatgccggaaggtccgataccctacgaattgacatacttttgcaatttgacgcaattagtcccttaattgcgcaaagtagcgcaaAATGTcatttaatgatatccaagccttccatggcccataatgggaATTACCAAGCATATGTTTAAATATTACTACACTCCCGTTCACTTAAATGGTCaccaaaaggcgtagattcaaaagttgacgctttaggcccctctattgcgcaaacttgcgcatctcatcatttattagcattgaagcctcatctaatccatcgTAGGCATTCTTggaagtattattaaacatcacgatgcttcatgcttgctaaaaggtcattcagcggtataattaaacatattgacacttttagtccctcaaacttgcaaagttgcgcgtaactttacttataggcataaaaccTTAGTTagccattatttggcattcccgagagtataatcaaatatcatgaagctcccggtttgttaagaggtcactcagaggtaagaattaacatgtcgacgcttttaacccttcattgcgcaaactttcaattaattccacaaacggctacactcgatcgaCAAGCGGCTCATTTGTGAACATAAATAttgtgagaggttatttagaaacttattttaggtatgataacacttccagtcctttcataatcaaagttttcaatttttcgaaaaattagtccctaaatttcaatATTGGattttattagggtttattacacgtgtcaatatatcattggacgtgattttacgagatgttacaacaactgtttaagtccaaacctctgatataaaaggccaaacatctgttaaaggccaaacatctgtttaagcctgaacagatgtttaacttactaagatctactgtcttctcacactgttttcctcttcaaaacactgttcaacctaacatgggtttccattaactattgaccaaaaggcaaacagatgttcaaaccactgtttgttattgaacttttttacaaaattacatagaattcaagaaaatgaaacaatgacttaaagaactataatttaacacataatctaaTTGGGCAAAGCAATCTATTATCTCACAATTCCCTGGTTTTTACAACATGAAACACAACATCATCATGCCAAATACAGTCATATATATCCATCCATTATTCTGAATTCATAAACCTAAAAATGTAGAAGAACGTCACATTTGCAATTAATAAACCAAGTTTCTACTAATTGCAGTTACTATTAGCAAAAAGAAACATCATATCatttatatataaaacataaagtGCTAATAACAGTGTTTTATCCTGTTAGCCATACATAGCAACAAACCATTaagttaataatttaaaaaaaaaagcataCAACATCACCATCAAAAAATTCATAGTTATAGTATCTGATATCAGAACATACTTAAATGTCTTTGTTAAATTGACGTAACTTGATTTAATATGATCTTCTGTTGCGAAGACACGTATGTGAAGTGCAACATATCACCAAACCTGAAGTTATTGTTAGTCATAAACTTTTGCCAACCGTCCAACGCATAACGTGGGTTCAATTCATTTAACTCCGACTTAACATCATAAACCTCCACAACTCCAACcatgttttgaactttcaaaggatgaagatcaagagAAAGACCTACTCGTCTGGCAACTTCAGCAGGAAGACGCTACATGTATTGTGTGGAGAAAAATAATAGTcagacaaataaacataaatcattagtttgttataaaaaatgGTATACCAGCCTATAGTCTCCTTTGCGATCAAAATGAAAGAACTCAGGGTCGAGAAGATGTCCAGAATGTTTTTTTCAGTCTTTGCAATCTTATTTCTACGGTTAAGCTTTTCCTGAACGTTGGCGGCTCTCTTCcccttgatgaaaaagtaaacatatacatgtgaattaaaggaatgttgaatatatgcacaaaaaaaaatagtttatataACATATACTAACTAACTGGCAAGTATAGACACCttaactttatgaacaaatgaaGAACATCCAATATGATCACTTGTGTCGACATGTAAGGCAGCATTTCCCTTAGTCCTATTCTTGACCATCTCCTTTCTTTCAGAAGTAACTTTACCTTTCTTCTTAACATGTTGTCAtagagtaactttaataacaaTAGTAATATAACAATCTTTAAGATGATAAACTTACATCTTGGGTTTTGTCCAATCGTGAAGACATGCGTCTCTTCGACGTGCATTCGGCATTGGTTGGTAAGTTCTTGTAAATAATACATTATTGGATAAATATAACATCAGTAAACAGCATTACTAATGAAATAACGGTTCTACCTTCACCTACAGACACAACTTCTTCATCCTCATAGATGTCCTGGTCAACACTAatgaaataattaatataatgctaaaaaattaaaacttttattGCTAATGCTAAATACTTACGTACCTTGAATGCATTCTTAACATAATCAGCCTTCGATATCTCAAGTACACTATCATCGTCAGATTCAGGTTTCTTCAAAAAGCAAATCTCAGTCTCATCTCTATAAACTACTACCTCAAAAACAACATCATCAATTCTGCTAAACACAAGCAAATCATCCTCCAGTATCCCAACATCGTTGCACATTTCTGGCTAGCCTCTAGCAAATACAAAGTTGGTATCAACCTTACACGCCTCAACATTCCAATAGGAACCCTTATAACAGATTTGAAATTTGCCACTTGGTGGGCTGTTTACGTAAAATTGTTTAATGAAGCAGTCTTCGATTACctgcataaaattaaaaataatgaatACTATAGGTGAAGTATGTAACTTATGAGAATAAGTGTTGACACGTTAAAGATGCAAAAGAATTGAAGTTAAGATCAATATTCATACCGTAAAACCAAATCTTGCATAACGATTAAACGTGAAATAAGATTCACCACACATACCATCAACAAAACACGAAAGTTCAAGTCCAAAATCACCTAACGGTTTGAAAACCAACAAAGTATCCCTCGGCAAATTGAGATCTTTAACAACATTGTCCCAACCATCAGTTATTATTGGCGTTGAATTTTCTGTTCTGACCCTCACAACCCATTTTTTACCAGACTCATGATATAGTCGCAACCTATTTTTTTGCCAACAATCTCCCCACTTTTGATTAGCAAAGAATATAGGTACATcctgtatataatttttaaatagtATAAGAAAATATAAACCATAAGAACTATTAAATATATAtccaataaaaataaattatgtacGTAAAAACATGTCATACCAGTTTCAAAGATTCTGGGTTATCAAGAAACTTGACAAATGTAGTATAGATCATAAAACCTGAATCAGTAAAGATGTTAACAGATTCTAATTAAAAAGTTGGCTTCGAAAATGAACATTAACTTTTTGTATTAACAGAGTATGTAGTGAAATTAATCATAGAAACAGAGTATGAGTTAAAATTTTTCTGCAAATAATAACTATTTTAACATGTTCTCaacaaatgattcaaacacctaaGTAAACTCTTCTTGAATGTATAGCAATAAACATTTAAAATCGTATTAGTAGCAAGATGGGATTTGAATTAAGATCGGTAAAACAATATAAAGTTCATTACAATATGAATGTACATACCAGTTGCTGAAGAAAAGTTAATAAAACCTCAGGTGATTGAAGTGTAGAAGACGGAGAATAAGAAAattgaaaccctagaaaatgactgggaagaagagatttttgaaagaagagatgatagatgtttgatgtgtaatgatgatgaagaaataaTGACGGTTGTGTTTTTCTCTTCCCATATTTTCAACTGATGAATTGAATTtgttatttacatttacattgAGATACAAGAGTAAAGTGGATGATTAGTTGAATTGATTTGGTATTCAAATTAACAAagaaaaataatttttcttatagCAAAGCCATTAACATACCATATTATTTCAATGCTTTAAATCATGTATTAATCATAATTAGCTTTTAACATAAGTAAGTTTCATGAGCTCGGGAAGCAATGTCGGGTGAAAATCTAGTTTTATCTATTATAAGTAGCTTTTAACATAAgtagtttgactttggtcaaacagactttGATCAAACAGCGTTTTAACATTGCTCAAACAAGGTTTTATCTATTATAAGTAGCTTTTAACATAAGTAATTTGACTTTGGTCAAAAAACGTTTTAACATTGCTCAAACAGTGTTTTATCTATTATAATTAGCTTTTAAGATAAGTAGTTTGACTTTGATCAAACAGACTTTGGTCAAACAGCGTTTTAACATTGCTCAAACAGTGTATTAACTTTGGTAAAACAGACTTTCAAACCACTAAGAATCATATTTTTACAAACAGTTGTTTGACATTGGTCAAACTGTGGTTTGACTTTGGTTAAACATATTTTTCGCTCGTGTAGGTTTGAAATTGATAAGTTCGTAGCCTCTTTTGCAGTCCAAATACGGTATAATTTTCTTGCATATTGATAGTGAACACGGGGATCTTTAGAATTGTCTGCGTTGTAAATTACTTATGAATAAATTTATCACACATTATTCTGAGATGCAAAATACAACAgagtttataaaatttaaaccaaataaaatttaaacaaaatagtaattaagaaaatatatatacaacTATACTTAGAACGGTGGAAGCGAAAACTCAGAAAAAACAATGATTACAAGCTAGTAAAAATTCTTTGTAAACAACATTAGAAGTCTTATTTGTTGGTTTTCCATCAGCGTCGAATATTAGTATTTTAACGCCTTCTCTGGTCTTGACCCTTGATAATGCAACATACAATTGACCATGAGTGAAGACAGGATCTTTCAAATAAAGACCAACCTTTGATAACGATTGTCCTTGACTCTTGTTAGTTGTCATAGCAAAACAAACTGATAAAGGAAATTGTCTTCGTTGAAATTGAAAAGGTATTTTTTTGTCAGACGGGATCATATTAATCCTTGGAATAAAAACTCTCATGCCAATGTTACCACCAGATATAACTTCAGCTTTTATAACTCGTTTACCAAGAAAAGTAATTTGAAGCCTTGTACCGTTACATAACCCTTTCTGTTGATCAATGTTTCGAAGAAGCATCACAGGAACACCAACTTTAAGAACTAATCTGTGATTAGGCAAGCCAGAAATCTTAAGAGCATTCAAATTTTCTGTTGAGTATAAGCTTTCTTGAAAAGAATCAAGAATTTGTTCAGTTTGACATATACTATCAGAACTCAGATACTCTTTCGCATCACCAGGAAATAACGAAAGCAATCGATCATTAATTTCATGAACTACCTCATTTTTGGGTGCTAGAATTGCTCGCTCGGAAAAAAATCCAGGAATCCTAAATGGTTCAATAATTGAAGGATATACAAAGTCAATTAAACTTTGTATCTGGTCACAAATATCGATGATTAGTAAATCATCTGGTATCTCTATAATGGTGTCACCATCATTATCATCTCCAACGTTTCCTTCACCAATATCAATAAGCCATTTTGCAAATTCTCTGATAGACTCCATATTTGAACTTTCAGCTCCAATAGTTAGACGCATGTTTTTAGTCAGCCGTAAGAGTCTGCATTTTGACCATATATATGAAGAGCTTAAAGATGCACTAACAATTTCTTGTCTAGTACCATTAGGAATAACAGGTAGTATTTGTCTAAAGTCACCACCAAATACAATAACTTTACCTCCAAAAGGAATATCCGAACGAATACTCCTACCTTCCGAAAATACGTCGGTCATCATCCTATCTAAAGCTTCAAAGGCATGTTTATGTACCATCAGTGCTTCGTCCCATATGATTAATTGGGTTTCCTTTAATAATCTCGCAATATCACTATTTGGCTTAATATTGCACATTGAATCTTCTGTTAGATTAATGGGGATATGGAACCGAGAATGAGCTGTCCTTCCACGGGAAAGTAATAACGAAGCAATACCACTTGAAGCCACATTTAAAACTATTCCATTTCTACATCGAACAGCTGAAGCCAAAGTCTTCCATAAAAAGGTTTTTCCAGTTCCACCGTAACCATAGACAAAAAAAGGCCTCCTTTACGCCCTACAACTACTTCCATTATTTCATCAAAAACCGCTCGTTGTTCATCTGTAAGAGATTGATGCAACCTGTTAAACTCAGCTTGTACTTCATCTAGGTCATGTGACAGCTCTTCATTGATCAGACGATTAGAAGCATCACGTAAGGAATCGTCATCAGGGTACGATATAGTGACAAACCTTCGTAATGATGAACCATTGGAAATTAAATAGTTTTCAATTTTGAACAAAGTAAGGTTCTTAATCTGATATTCAGGAAGCACTAACCTagcaaataaaaaaataacattattaattaaaaaatcaaaatgtAGTATGTGAAATAAAAAAGATAGATTAGAACCTGAAATATTTGTTTCTTTTTGACGTCTATAAACAATATCATCACCTAAGTATTTCCACGTATTCTCCCAAACAAATTCTGGCCGAGATAGAGTATTTGACAAAAGCAGGGTAGCAAATAACGCTCGAAGATACCCAGCATGTCCTTTAAAACTTGCTTCTTTAATGGCCTCAACGTATTCATTGTTATCATCTAAGAGTCCCATCGCATAGCAAGCATCTCTAAAAGTCGGGAATAATTGACCGTTAACTGTACGTATCTCCTCGAATGATCTAGGCCCTTTAACTTTATTGAGTAGTATCCTCAAAAAATAAGGTTCGCCCAATGCAAGAGATACAGAATGAATCCGACCAACACACTGGTACGACTTACATATCTACCAACATCTATCTTTAAGTATCCAAACAAATTTGGAAGGAAACTCAACATAAGTCAGCTTTCTAGCATCTTCATTTGTCTCGTTCAACTTCATCTATTGCACAAATATTGAAGAAGCAACAGAAGGCTTGCTTAAAACATTATCAATATCGTCATCCGCACCATAGACAACATTCTGTTGGCCCGACAAATGAAAGGGAAGCCTCATAACAGCATGATACCTATAATGAACCTTATTAGAGAATATTCTCCAGGATGCCTCacaagttgaaatatatctacaATCATAATACTCCTTGATCTTGTCCTTTGGCTTTTCTTTGATGGTTGAACCGTCAatttgaaattcacattttgcttaattcaaatgtccaaagctcaagaaattagcattaattactgatttgatttgaaacaaatagttatcaagatttttttttattttttaatttaactttaaattttatcatgaaaaCAATGTTGGAGGAAGTCTTATGTCATTGGAATGTAATgattaggtaaaatggtaatttgattgtaattctagttttcatttgataatttcaatctatcactaattaacaccatcaataataaaaatgtgagcagtgactGTTTTTTAGGGAAACcgctgatggtcaatatcagtggatgtcaacaataaaaaagtgAGCAGTGGCTATTTTTTCCTATCAGTGGATACCTAACAGTTtttgaaacactgatgtttggtgagtcaatggtcaacacaaagattgaagaaacagaggttgtatttcagcagtggataacttttaacaatcaaatgtttgaaccaatttcaagaatactatacccaaacaatcaagatgatgagcttaataatcatccaagtgtacttgatttttatttattagtataaagatgaaacaactgttcaatttatagtacagatcaaaccactgaagtgatgtgataaatattgttacatataaacactgttgtgataaacactgttacatataaacactgatgtcataaaaattgttacatataaaacactgaggtgatgacatctaacaacctaacagactataaaacactgatgtgaaaaacactgttacatataaacactgttaacataaaca contains the following coding sequences:
- the LOC118484037 gene encoding ATP-dependent DNA helicase PIF1-like is translated as MVHKHAFEALDRMMTDVFSEGRSIRSDIPFGGKVIVFGGDFRQILPVIPNGTRQEIVSASLSSSYIWSKCRLLRLTKNMRLTIGAESSNMESIREFAKWLIDIGEGNVGDDNDGDTIIEIPDDLLIIDICDQIQSLIDFVYPSIIEPFRIPGFFSERAILAPKNEVVHEINDRLLSLFPGDAKEYLSSDSICQTEQILDSFQESLYSTENLNALKISGLPNHRLVLKVGVPVMLLRNIDQQKGLCNGTRLQITFLGKRVIKAEVISGGNIGMRVFIPRINMIPSDKKIPFQFQRRQFPLSVCFAMTTNKSQGQSLSKVGLYLKDPVFTHGQLYVALSRVKTREGVKILIFDADGKPTNKTSNVVYKEFLLACNHCFF